The proteins below are encoded in one region of Desulfonatronum thioautotrophicum:
- a CDS encoding ExeA family protein, which produces MLQARRATESMRPEQARDRLLASLGLGFNPFSIAINQESYYETAATRRIMELIVYGAETRKGFLLLSGEVGVGKSSLLLRLMARLKARGMVTAMVVNSLLDKRELLESICADFGLKHRPGLTTSHLLIVLHTFLLHHFKKGRNCVILVDEAHHLGFEALESLRMLANLETGGVKLVQVVICGQPELREELRTPRLRQFASRISIAADLPALSRAETGGYVEFKLAQAGSQIRPSPRALELLWQAAQGNPRTVNLLMERCLYAMVARGRDVIDERIMQAAIMDLDDCRSGSASKPLSMAGKRKRRTGLTAVRGLGTILMAVAALLLGWFIGQGGASSLLGERSPVSMEQSLAMIDRAEDKPQLQDVGSILTVDAPERIEEARRMADRVRNVGLEVCVVPRDSQGQKRFVLELGRGLSQDQAQALANHYYRYFADTVYLETPEPGLSHPEPVYCPE; this is translated from the coding sequence ATGTTACAGGCACGACGAGCGACGGAATCCATGCGGCCGGAACAGGCCAGGGACAGATTGCTGGCGTCTTTGGGCCTGGGTTTCAATCCGTTTTCCATCGCCATCAACCAGGAAAGCTATTACGAGACCGCGGCCACCCGCCGGATCATGGAGCTGATCGTCTATGGCGCGGAGACCCGCAAAGGGTTTTTGCTGCTCAGCGGCGAGGTGGGGGTGGGCAAATCCTCCCTGTTGCTGCGCCTCATGGCCCGGCTCAAGGCCCGGGGCATGGTCACGGCCATGGTGGTCAATTCCCTGCTGGACAAGCGGGAACTGCTGGAAAGCATCTGCGCGGATTTCGGCTTGAAGCACCGGCCAGGGTTGACCACGTCCCACCTGCTGATCGTTCTGCACACGTTTCTCTTGCATCACTTCAAGAAAGGGCGAAATTGCGTCATCCTGGTGGACGAGGCACATCATCTGGGATTCGAGGCCCTGGAATCCCTGCGCATGTTGGCCAATCTGGAAACCGGCGGGGTGAAGCTGGTCCAGGTGGTCATCTGCGGTCAGCCGGAACTGCGGGAAGAGTTGCGAACCCCCCGGTTGCGTCAATTCGCCAGCCGAATCAGTATTGCCGCTGATCTTCCGGCATTGTCCAGGGCCGAGACCGGCGGGTATGTGGAATTCAAACTGGCCCAGGCCGGATCGCAGATTCGGCCCTCGCCCCGGGCCCTGGAATTGTTATGGCAAGCCGCCCAGGGCAACCCCAGGACCGTAAACCTGCTCATGGAGCGCTGTCTCTATGCCATGGTGGCCCGGGGGCGAGACGTGATCGACGAGCGGATCATGCAGGCCGCGATTATGGACCTGGATGACTGTCGCTCGGGTTCAGCTTCAAAGCCCCTGTCGATGGCCGGGAAACGAAAACGCAGGACCGGCCTGACCGCTGTTCGTGGGCTGGGCACGATACTCATGGCCGTGGCGGCCCTGTTGCTTGGCTGGTTCATCGGCCAGGGCGGGGCATCATCCCTCCTGGGCGAGCGGTCGCCGGTCAGTATGGAGCAATCCCTGGCCATGATCGACAGGGCAGAGGATAAGCCTCAGCTCCAGGATGTCGGCTCCATACTGACGGTGGATGCACCGGAAAGAATTGAGGAGGCCCGGCGCATGGCGGACAGGGTTCGCAATGTGGGGCTGGAGGTCTGTGTCGTGCCCCGCGACTCCCAGGGGCAAAAGAGATTTGTTCTGGAACTTGGGCGTGGCTTGTCTCAGGACCAGGCCCAGGCTTTGGCCAACCATTACTACCGGTATTTCGCGGACACGGTCTATCTGGAAACACCAGAGCCGGGGCTGAGCCATCCGGAGCCGGTGTATTGTCCTGAGTAG
- a CDS encoding GspE/PulE family protein: MSTEPRRKLGEMLVEAGLARPSHIAYALVVQEATRQRIGEVLSSLGLVAESDVYTVLGRQHGLPVVQLVRDMLDLDGVERLGKGRCLSLGLAPVRINGKSAVVGPELLDERRREALASAYQRVPPYALTPRSVFEDILAGHVAFKKASLEETLRREIQALAEDASQTRAPDECINAILHLAATSQATDIHFQPMPSGIGVALRVDGILRQRLHLPAELARMINALKFKAGMDMGEQRLPQDGRFSVELFGKGYDVRVSTVATPYGEDVVLRLLPKRRTALTLTSLGFFPEDRNRLETAFREPAGVVILAGPTGAGKSTTMVAGLSSLDLTALKVLTVENPIEHVVPMARQTQVNTEAGYTFETAMRQFLRHDPDVILVGEIRDTATARTAMTAALTGHLVLTTVHATTAAGVLARLRTFDIDPLTMAETLVSIVSQRLVRVPCPRCGAKRPQNQQPAPDVIEAGNEGALECADCSGTGYKGRTVIYEILDFDAGLKALVLSGASPEELVTAARQRGFQDMLEVGRKKAALGQTTQEELRRVLGRTADAPASG, encoded by the coding sequence ATGAGCACCGAGCCACGACGCAAACTGGGTGAAATGCTGGTGGAGGCCGGGCTGGCCAGACCGTCGCACATTGCCTACGCCCTGGTGGTTCAGGAGGCCACCCGGCAGCGGATCGGAGAGGTGTTGTCGTCCTTGGGGCTGGTGGCTGAGAGCGACGTCTACACCGTGCTGGGCCGCCAGCACGGACTGCCGGTGGTCCAGCTGGTCCGGGATATGCTGGACCTGGATGGCGTGGAGCGGCTGGGCAAGGGACGCTGTCTGTCCCTGGGGCTGGCTCCGGTCCGGATCAACGGCAAGTCCGCGGTGGTCGGGCCGGAACTGCTGGACGAGCGGCGGCGCGAGGCCCTGGCCTCGGCCTACCAGCGAGTGCCGCCCTATGCCTTGACCCCTCGGTCCGTTTTCGAGGACATCCTGGCCGGACATGTGGCCTTCAAAAAGGCTTCCCTGGAAGAGACGCTGCGTCGGGAAATCCAGGCCCTGGCCGAGGACGCGAGCCAGACCCGGGCTCCGGACGAGTGCATCAACGCCATCCTGCATCTGGCAGCCACCAGCCAGGCCACGGATATCCATTTCCAACCCATGCCCAGCGGCATCGGGGTGGCCCTGCGTGTGGACGGCATCCTGCGGCAGCGCCTGCACCTGCCGGCGGAACTGGCGCGAATGATCAACGCCCTGAAATTCAAGGCCGGGATGGACATGGGTGAGCAGCGTCTGCCTCAGGATGGCCGCTTTTCCGTGGAACTCTTCGGCAAGGGGTACGATGTCCGCGTCTCCACAGTGGCCACGCCCTATGGCGAAGACGTGGTCCTTCGCCTGCTGCCCAAGCGGCGGACCGCCCTGACCCTGACCTCCCTGGGCTTTTTTCCCGAGGACCGCAACCGCCTGGAGACGGCTTTTCGCGAACCGGCCGGAGTGGTCATTCTGGCCGGACCCACCGGTGCGGGCAAGTCCACGACCATGGTCGCGGGACTCAGCTCCCTGGATCTGACCGCGTTGAAAGTGCTCACCGTGGAAAATCCCATCGAGCACGTGGTGCCCATGGCCCGGCAGACCCAGGTGAATACCGAGGCCGGATATACCTTTGAAACGGCCATGCGCCAGTTTCTGCGCCACGACCCGGACGTGATCCTCGTGGGGGAGATCCGGGATACGGCCACGGCCCGTACGGCCATGACCGCGGCCCTGACCGGACACCTGGTTCTGACCACGGTCCATGCCACCACGGCTGCCGGGGTTCTGGCCCGGTTGCGCACGTTTGATATCGACCCGCTGACCATGGCCGAAACCCTGGTCAGTATTGTCAGTCAGCGTCTGGTCCGGGTTCCCTGTCCTCGATGTGGCGCCAAACGTCCCCAAAATCAGCAACCGGCCCCTGATGTGATAGAAGCGGGTAACGAGGGCGCTCTCGAATGCGCGGACTGTTCCGGCACCGGCTACAAGGGGCGGACGGTGATTTATGAAATCTTGGATTTTGATGCCGGACTCAAGGCCCTGGTGCTCAGCGGCGCGTCTCCGGAAGAGCTGGTGACCGCGGCCCGGCAACGTGGCTTCCAGGACATGCTTGAGGTCGGTCGCAAGAAGGCGGCCCTGGGCCAAACCACCCAGGAGGAGTTGCGCCGGGTTTTGGGGCGTACAGCTGATGCCCCTGCATCCGGGTAA
- a CDS encoding type II secretion system F family protein: MASYTFHRLTAAGLPERGMLRLASGDPVTAMEYLERDGSVVLKVTPVPALFRFWARLSVYGFQGVSRTETAQCLETLAAYLASGIALADALGDLRTQTRGPELRQVLGHLLVDVRSGVALSRAMARHEHIFSPVTTTMVGVGEEVGELPTQIRAAAEHLRHMEEIARLARRTLVYPVITLSVLMGVLLFWVLMVVPALAGTFEDLGRDLPGSMRFMLRVSAVLHEHGLVLAMALGLTVPLLWLTVKKSTLVRGWRDKLAIRLPFVGPVVAQAAAARALELLGVLLGNGVAPDKSLDLTCKATHNAHYRDILKRARRLISGGVPLSTALARSKGFDDAAVRLLHAGERTGRLKEQCEAAAAEYRRRLSHSVQMLSKMVEPILLVLLTLLLAFFILGFLAPIYQTLGGM, encoded by the coding sequence ATGGCTTCCTACACCTTTCATCGTTTGACGGCCGCCGGGCTTCCGGAGCGGGGAATGCTGCGGCTGGCTTCCGGAGACCCGGTGACGGCCATGGAATATCTGGAACGGGACGGGTCCGTGGTTCTGAAGGTGACCCCTGTTCCGGCCCTGTTCCGGTTCTGGGCCAGGCTGAGCGTCTACGGATTCCAGGGCGTTTCCCGCACCGAGACCGCTCAATGTCTGGAAACCCTGGCGGCCTACCTGGCCAGCGGTATTGCCCTGGCCGACGCCCTGGGAGACCTGCGCACCCAAACCAGGGGACCGGAGCTGCGCCAGGTTCTCGGGCATCTGCTGGTGGATGTCCGCTCCGGCGTGGCCTTGAGCCGGGCCATGGCCCGGCACGAGCACATCTTCAGTCCGGTGACCACGACCATGGTCGGAGTGGGCGAGGAAGTGGGCGAACTGCCGACCCAAATCAGGGCTGCGGCGGAGCATCTGCGCCATATGGAGGAGATCGCCAGGCTGGCCCGGCGGACCCTGGTTTACCCGGTGATCACCCTCAGCGTGCTGATGGGGGTGCTTCTGTTCTGGGTTTTGATGGTGGTTCCGGCCCTGGCAGGCACTTTTGAGGATCTGGGCAGGGACCTGCCCGGATCCATGCGGTTCATGCTGCGCGTATCAGCAGTGTTGCACGAGCACGGCCTGGTCCTGGCCATGGCGCTGGGACTGACCGTGCCACTGCTTTGGCTGACCGTCAAAAAGTCAACACTGGTCCGTGGCTGGCGGGACAAGCTGGCGATCCGGTTGCCGTTTGTGGGGCCTGTTGTGGCCCAGGCCGCGGCAGCCCGGGCTCTGGAGCTCCTGGGGGTGCTGCTGGGCAACGGAGTGGCACCGGACAAATCCCTGGACCTGACCTGCAAGGCCACACACAACGCCCACTACCGGGACATTCTGAAACGAGCCCGTCGTCTGATCAGCGGCGGAGTGCCCTTGTCCACGGCTTTGGCCCGGAGCAAGGGCTTTGACGACGCTGCCGTTCGCCTGTTGCATGCCGGGGAGCGTACCGGGCGGCTCAAGGAGCAATGTGAGGCAGCGGCGGCGGAATATCGGCGACGACTCAGCCATTCGGTGCAAATGCTCTCCAAGATGGTGGAACCAATCTTGCTTGTGTTGCTTACCCTCTTGCTGGCTTTTTTCATTCTGGGCTTCCTGGCCCCGATCTACCAGACCCTGGGGGGAATGTAG